The following proteins come from a genomic window of Ferrovibrio sp. MS7:
- a CDS encoding EthD domain-containing protein yields the protein MPAIKEFILFHDSMPRAPEAFQAAWLRVDGGAGPGAYAYRRNFVGNPIDGFASGAYAGVAEYWRSDAEAPLKAGAGGAIPAVDATKSAHFLAEEFIIKEGCGAVKFMSVLRRKPGLTPAEFSAAWRMRHPLVVRSVPEIWGLFRGYRQNHVLPGQCRHLDGSAMERPIDGIVEIWFDSLADLQATMMSARYREIVRPDEETFVDLPNTRLFVTEEVVIAE from the coding sequence ATGCCGGCGATCAAGGAGTTCATTCTGTTTCACGATTCCATGCCGCGTGCACCGGAGGCTTTCCAAGCCGCGTGGCTGCGGGTGGATGGCGGGGCCGGGCCGGGCGCCTATGCCTACCGGCGTAATTTCGTTGGCAATCCGATTGATGGTTTTGCATCTGGCGCCTATGCCGGTGTGGCCGAATACTGGCGCAGCGATGCCGAAGCGCCACTGAAGGCAGGGGCCGGCGGTGCGATTCCCGCTGTGGATGCCACCAAATCGGCGCATTTCCTGGCGGAGGAATTCATCATTAAGGAGGGGTGCGGGGCGGTGAAGTTCATGTCCGTTCTGCGGCGCAAACCCGGTCTCACGCCCGCGGAATTCAGTGCTGCCTGGCGCATGCGACACCCGCTGGTGGTTCGCTCAGTCCCGGAAATCTGGGGGCTGTTTCGCGGCTATCGCCAGAATCATGTGCTGCCGGGGCAATGCCGGCATCTGGACGGCAGCGCGATGGAACGGCCCATCGACGGCATCGTGGAAATCTGGTTCGACAGTCTTGCCGATTTGCAGGCAACGATGATGTCTGCGCGCTACCGTGAGATCGTGCGGCCGGATGAGGAAACTTTTGTCGACCTGCCGAACACCCGGCTGTTCGTCACCGAAGAGGTGGTGATTGCCGAGTGA
- a CDS encoding type I secretion system permease/ATPase → MHTGGEIDSGLYSLAAILRVLGQAVDLGQLQHRFGRPGQPLNAAELVRCGRQQDLKIRLIRSDWDRLAGTQLPAIAELNDGRFVVLAACRTEVGKQAVLLLDQATGRPISMNRAEFQASWSGRLILVTSRANLAGSDRRFDITWFIPAIVRYRKMFGEVLLGSFILQLLALISPFVFQIIIDKVMVHRSLTTLDVLIFALVTMSVFEALFGGLRSYLFSHTTNRVDMELGSRLFSHLMSLPLSYFEARRVGDSVARVRELENIRNFLTGSSLTVVVDAFFTIVFILVMFIYSSFLTWIVLISIPFYVGLSLLITPVLRQRLDEKFARGAENQSFLVERVGGIETVKAMAVEPQMQRRWEELLAAYVGASFRAGHISNIASQIAQLINKLVVAATLWFGAKLVIGGALTVGELVAFNMLAGRVSAPILRMAQLWQDFQQARLSVQRLGDILNTVPENGLRAGKASLPAVKGELFFDRVNFRYQPDAPEVLRNVSLRVPAGQVLGIVGPSGSGKSTLAKLVQRLYSPENGKVQIDGLDLAGIDAMALRRQIGVVLQENVLFTGSVRDNIALALPGIELPRVIRAAELAGAHDFIMSLPQGYDTVIGERGSTLSGGQRQRIAIARALVTDPKILIFDEATSALDVESEAAIQRNMRLICQGRTVIIIAHRLSAVRNTDRVITIEHGAVVEDGTPDELLHAGGRFAAMYRQQAGGMHAV, encoded by the coding sequence GTGCATACCGGCGGTGAGATCGATAGCGGCCTGTATTCATTGGCTGCGATACTTCGTGTTCTCGGTCAGGCTGTCGATCTGGGGCAATTGCAGCATCGTTTCGGGCGGCCGGGCCAGCCGCTGAATGCTGCGGAACTGGTGCGGTGCGGACGCCAGCAGGATTTGAAGATCCGGCTGATCAGGAGCGACTGGGATCGCCTGGCTGGCACACAGCTTCCGGCTATTGCCGAACTCAATGATGGGCGCTTCGTGGTGTTGGCGGCCTGCCGCACCGAGGTCGGAAAGCAGGCGGTACTGCTGCTGGATCAGGCGACAGGCCGGCCCATCTCGATGAACCGGGCGGAATTCCAGGCCTCGTGGTCCGGCCGCCTGATCCTCGTTACCAGCCGTGCCAATCTGGCGGGAAGCGATCGGCGTTTCGATATCACCTGGTTCATCCCGGCGATTGTCCGCTATCGCAAGATGTTCGGCGAGGTACTGCTCGGCTCGTTCATTCTGCAGCTCCTGGCGCTGATCTCCCCGTTCGTGTTCCAGATCATCATCGACAAGGTGATGGTGCACCGTTCGCTGACAACCCTGGATGTGCTGATTTTCGCCTTGGTGACGATGTCGGTATTCGAGGCGCTGTTCGGTGGTTTGCGCAGCTACTTATTCTCCCACACCACCAACCGCGTGGACATGGAGCTTGGCTCGCGGCTATTCAGCCACTTGATGAGCCTGCCTCTGTCCTATTTCGAGGCCAGGCGCGTAGGCGACAGTGTCGCGCGCGTGCGTGAACTGGAAAATATCCGCAACTTCCTCACCGGTTCGTCGCTGACCGTCGTTGTCGATGCCTTCTTCACCATTGTTTTCATCCTGGTGATGTTCATCTACAGCAGCTTTCTCACCTGGATCGTGCTCATCTCCATTCCGTTTTATGTCGGGCTGTCGCTGCTGATAACCCCGGTGTTGCGCCAGCGGCTGGATGAGAAATTTGCCCGGGGCGCGGAAAATCAATCCTTCCTGGTTGAGCGCGTCGGCGGCATCGAGACGGTGAAGGCCATGGCCGTAGAGCCGCAGATGCAGCGGCGCTGGGAGGAATTACTCGCCGCCTATGTCGGCGCCTCATTCCGCGCCGGCCATATCAGCAACATCGCCAGCCAGATAGCTCAATTGATCAACAAGCTCGTTGTCGCTGCCACATTGTGGTTTGGCGCCAAGCTGGTGATCGGTGGCGCGTTGACCGTCGGTGAACTGGTCGCTTTCAACATGCTGGCCGGGCGGGTCAGCGCGCCGATCCTGCGCATGGCCCAGCTCTGGCAGGATTTCCAGCAGGCGCGACTCTCGGTGCAGCGCCTGGGCGATATTCTCAATACCGTGCCGGAAAATGGCCTGCGCGCCGGCAAGGCCTCGTTGCCTGCTGTCAAAGGCGAATTGTTCTTCGACCGCGTGAATTTCCGCTATCAGCCCGATGCGCCGGAAGTCTTGCGCAATGTTTCCCTACGGGTACCGGCGGGTCAGGTTCTGGGCATTGTCGGGCCGTCGGGTTCGGGCAAAAGTACGCTCGCCAAGCTAGTGCAGCGCCTCTATTCGCCGGAAAACGGCAAGGTACAGATAGATGGCCTTGATCTGGCGGGCATCGATGCCATGGCGCTGCGCCGGCAGATTGGCGTTGTGCTGCAGGAGAATGTGTTGTTCACCGGTAGCGTGCGCGACAATATTGCCCTGGCGCTGCCAGGCATTGAATTGCCCCGTGTCATCCGGGCTGCCGAACTGGCTGGCGCGCATGACTTTATCATGTCACTGCCGCAGGGCTATGACACCGTGATCGGCGAGCGCGGTTCTACCCTGTCGGGCGGCCAGCGCCAGCGCATCGCCATTGCCCGCGCGCTGGTCACGGATCCGAAGATCCTGATTTTCGATGAGGCGACGAGCGCGCTGGATGTGGAATCAGAGGCGGCAATCCAACGCAACATGCGCCTGATCTGCCAAGGGCGCACAGTGATCATCATTGCCCACAGGCTATCTGCCGTGCGCAACACCGACCGGGTTATCACCATTGAGCATGGCGCAGTGGTGGAGGACGGGACGCCTGATGAATTGCTGCATGCCGGCGGGCGTTTCGCAGCCATGTATCGTCAGCAGGCTGGGGGCATGCATGCCGTTTGA
- a CDS encoding nitroreductase family protein — protein MPALIGRWSQRAMSGEAVSDAELMSLFEAARWAPSSYNGQPWRYIYAHKGSAAWAAMYDLLDPINKIWCANAAVLMILVARTQFEHNEKHDRSHALNAGASWQNLALQGHALGLAVRGMQDFDYTRAVESFDIHEPYAVQMMIAVGRPGDRALLPEPLRSKDSPTLRKPVAAIAFENAFTPEN, from the coding sequence ATGCCGGCGCTTATCGGGCGCTGGTCGCAGCGCGCGATGTCTGGCGAGGCAGTGAGCGATGCCGAATTGATGAGCCTGTTCGAGGCGGCACGGTGGGCGCCTTCCTCCTACAACGGCCAGCCTTGGCGCTATATCTACGCGCATAAGGGATCAGCCGCATGGGCTGCGATGTACGATCTGCTGGACCCGATCAACAAGATCTGGTGTGCCAATGCTGCCGTGCTGATGATCCTGGTGGCACGCACGCAATTCGAGCACAACGAGAAGCATGACCGCTCACATGCCCTGAATGCTGGTGCATCATGGCAGAATCTTGCTTTGCAAGGCCACGCGCTGGGCCTCGCGGTTCGCGGCATGCAGGATTTTGATTATACGCGCGCCGTGGAAAGCTTCGATATCCACGAACCCTATGCAGTGCAGATGATGATCGCTGTCGGTCGGCCAGGTGACCGCGCGCTGCTGCCCGAGCCTTTGCGCAGCAAGGATAGCCCGACCTTGCGCAAGCCAGTGGCTGCCATCGCCTTCGAGAATGCCTTCACGCCGGAGAACTGA
- a CDS encoding HlyD family type I secretion periplasmic adaptor subunit, translating into MPFDGLRRAFAVMGAALAQEKAAPKQHSRGRDETEFLPAALELLETPPSPTARLFFWFMTAFLAIALAWSFIGQLDVVATAEGKLVPAGKVKLIQPLEAGIVRAIHVQDGATVRAGDLLVELDATATGADFRRLTADLVAAEAEAARLRAAQYPLDALAHYKPGAVVPAEQRVMQQALLLNQTEEYRAKLAALEEEVTRRKAERRSVDTAIEKVQAAMPLLRQRRDARQELADKGYGSRLVALELQQQVIEQEHELQALRHRREESNAALGGLEKQKRQYEAEYHKAILAQLAETERKIATLTEELLKAEQRQDQQRLLAPVDGVVQQLAVHTVGGVVTPAQALMVIVPADMPLEIEAVLPNRDIGFIHPGQSAEVKLETYLFTKYGTQPAQVVSVSRDAVQDEKRGLIYPVRMALERTWIEVDGRRMNLAAGMALVAEVKTDQRRVIDYLLSPILRYQQESLRER; encoded by the coding sequence ATGCCGTTTGATGGTTTGCGCCGAGCTTTTGCGGTAATGGGCGCGGCATTGGCCCAGGAAAAGGCTGCACCGAAACAGCATTCTCGCGGCCGCGATGAAACCGAATTCCTGCCCGCGGCCCTGGAATTATTGGAAACGCCGCCATCGCCAACCGCGCGGCTTTTCTTTTGGTTCATGACGGCTTTCCTCGCCATCGCCCTGGCCTGGTCGTTCATTGGACAGCTTGATGTGGTCGCCACGGCGGAAGGCAAGCTGGTGCCGGCCGGCAAAGTAAAGCTGATCCAGCCACTCGAAGCTGGCATCGTGCGGGCGATCCATGTTCAGGATGGCGCCACGGTGCGGGCTGGCGATCTGCTGGTGGAACTCGATGCCACTGCCACTGGCGCTGATTTCCGCCGTCTGACCGCCGATCTTGTAGCGGCCGAGGCCGAGGCGGCGAGATTACGGGCAGCACAGTATCCGCTGGATGCCCTGGCGCATTACAAGCCGGGCGCCGTGGTGCCGGCCGAGCAGCGCGTCATGCAGCAGGCATTACTGCTGAATCAGACGGAGGAATATCGGGCCAAGCTCGCGGCATTGGAGGAGGAGGTGACCAGGCGGAAAGCGGAGCGCCGTTCGGTGGACACCGCTATAGAGAAAGTGCAGGCGGCTATGCCGTTGCTGCGCCAGCGCCGCGATGCCAGGCAGGAACTCGCCGATAAAGGCTATGGTTCGCGTTTGGTGGCCTTGGAATTGCAGCAGCAGGTGATTGAGCAGGAGCATGAATTGCAGGCCTTGCGGCATCGCCGCGAGGAGAGCAATGCTGCACTGGGAGGGCTGGAGAAACAGAAGCGCCAGTACGAGGCCGAATATCATAAGGCCATCCTGGCGCAATTGGCCGAGACCGAGCGCAAGATCGCAACGCTGACCGAAGAGCTGCTCAAGGCGGAGCAGCGGCAAGACCAGCAGCGCCTGCTGGCGCCTGTGGATGGAGTGGTGCAGCAACTGGCCGTGCATACTGTCGGCGGCGTGGTGACGCCGGCGCAGGCGCTGATGGTTATCGTGCCAGCCGATATGCCACTGGAAATCGAGGCCGTGCTGCCGAACCGGGATATTGGCTTTATTCATCCCGGACAGTCGGCGGAAGTGAAGCTGGAAACCTATTTGTTCACTAAATATGGCACGCAGCCGGCGCAGGTCGTATCGGTATCGCGCGACGCCGTGCAGGATGAGAAGCGAGGGCTGATCTATCCGGTGCGCATGGCACTGGAACGGACCTGGATCGAGGTGGATGGCCGCCGCATGAATCTGGCGGCTGGCATGGCACTGGTGGCGGAGGTCAAGACCGACCAGCGACGCGTCATTGACTATCTGCTATCGCCGATTCTGCGCTACCAGCAGGAAAGCCTGCGCGAACGGTGA